A single region of the Sorghum bicolor cultivar BTx623 chromosome 9, Sorghum_bicolor_NCBIv3, whole genome shotgun sequence genome encodes:
- the LOC8076980 gene encoding cytochrome P450 71A1 — MELSSLLLLLPFLLGFYLTKVWATGRNARRLPPGPRGLPLIGNLHQVGALPHRALRALAATHGAPDLMRLRLGQVPAVVASSPAAAAALMREHDGAFGTRPYFRTAEILTYGFQDLVFAPHGEHWRHVRRLCSAHVLSAVRSHSFDGMREREVAALVRTIRERAGGVVDVSKALYGFANGVICRAVSGTGRGLSREEEEGRRSELFRALIEENTALLGGFCVGDYFPSLAWVDDALSGAGARAWRNFKRWDDLLEKVVQEHEARRRRRGDGDGEEEEEEEEDFVDVLLALQAEEKQDHDGGFELTRDAIKSLLADMFAAGTETSFITLEWAMSELVRNPAAMEKLKSELRAAPPGSTTVAAGRDDALGATTTATPYLRAVVKETLRLHPPVPLLLPRECMRDTTVLGFHVARGTRVFVNAWAVGRDPASWSAPDEFRPERFLEDSEVDFRGAHFQFVPFGAGRRVCPGMQFGLATVELALANLVRLFDWALPGGAAAAPGDLDMSDAPGLATPRRVPLQLVAKPVLGPEKQTT; from the coding sequence ATGGAGCTCTCTTCCCTGCTTCTCCTCCTCCCTTTCCTCCTTGGCTTCTACCTCACCAAGGTCTGGGCCACCGGCCGGAACGCACGTCGCCTCCCTCCAGGTCCCCGGGGCTTGCCTCTGATCGGAAACCTGCACCAGGTGGGTGCACTCCCCCACCGCGCCCTGCGCGCGCTCGCCGCGACGCACGGCGCGCCCGACCTCATGCGGCTCCGCCTGGGCCAGGTACCCGCGGTGGTGGCCTCCTccccggccgcggccgcggcgctgATGCGCGAGCACGACGGCGCCTTCGGCACGCGGCCTTACTTCCGCACGGCCGAGATCCTGACGTACGGCTTCCAGGACCTCGTGTTCGCGCCCCACGGCGAGCACTGGCGGCACGTCCGCCGCCTCTGctccgcgcacgtcctcagcgcCGTGCGGTCGCACAGCTTCGACGGCATGCGGGAGCGGGAGGTCGCAGCTCTGGTGCGGACCATCAGGGAGCGCGCGGGCGGCGTGGTGGACGTGAGCAAGGCGCTGTACGGCTTCGCGAACGGCGTGATCTGCCGTGCGGTGTCCGGGACCGGGAGAGGGCTGTCccgtgaggaggaggagggccgGAGGAGCGAGCTGTTCCGGGCGCTGATCGAGGAGAACACGGCGCTGCTGGGCGGGTTCTGCGTCGGCGACTACTTCCCGTCGCTAGCGTGGGTGGACGACGCGTTGTCCGGCGCCGGCGCGAGGGCGTGGAGGAACTTCAAGCGGTGGGACGATCTGCTGGAGAAGGTGGTCCAGGAGCACGAGGCTAGGCGGCGCCGCCGTggtgacggcgacggcgaggaggaggaggaagaggaggaggatttCGTCGACGTGCTGCTGGCGCTGCAGGCGGAGGAGAAGCAGGACCACGACGGGGGCTTCGAGCTCACCAGGGACGCCATCAAGTCGCTGCTGGCGGACATGTTCGCGGCCGGGACCGAGACGTCCTTCATCACGCTGGAGTGGGCCATGTCGGAGCTGGTCAGGAACCCCGCCGCCATGGAAAAACTCAAGAGTGAActccgcgcagcgccgcccggCAGCACCACCGTGGCCGCTGGACGCGACGACGCGCTTggcgcgacgacgacggcgacgcccTACCTGCGGGCCGTGGTGAAGGAGACCCTCCGTCTCCACCCGCCGGTGCCGCTGCTCCTGCCCCGCGAGTGCATGCGCGACACGACGGTGCTGGGGTTCCACGTGGCCCGTGGCACCCGCGTGTTCGTCAACGCGTGGGCCGTCGGCCGCGACCCGGCGTCGTGGAGCGCGCCCGACGAGTTCCGCCCCGAGCGGTTCTTGGAGGATAGCGAGGTGGACTTCCGGGGCGCGCACTTCCAGTTCGTCCCGTTCGGGGCCGGGCGACGGGTCTGCCCCGGGATGCAGTTCGGGCTGGCCACCGTGGAGCTCGCCCTGGCGAACCTGGTGCGCCTGTTCGACTGGGCGCTGccgggcggcgcggcggcggcgccgggggACCTCGACATGTCGGACGCGCCCGGGCTTGCCACGCCCAGGCGGGTGCCCCTCCAGCTCGTGGCCAAGCCAGTTCTAGGaccggagaaacagacgacgtAG
- the LOC8058471 gene encoding probable magnesium transporter NIPA4 codes for MGGAQLMGRWVESYTGMSTDNIKGLLLALSSSLFIGASFIVKKKGLKKAGASGVRAGVGGYSYLLEPLWWAGMITMIVGEIANFAAYAFAPAILVTPLGALSIIISAVLAHIMLREKLHIFGILGCILCVVGSTTIVLHAPPERQIESVAEVWDLATEPAFLFYAAVVLAAAFVLIFHFVPQYGQTHIMVYIGICSLVGSLSVMSVKALGIALKLTFSGMNQLVYPQTWVFSFVVISCIVTQMNYLNKALDTFNTAVVSPIYYTMFTSLTILASVIMFKDWDRQNPTQIVTEMCGFVTILSGTFLLHKTKDMVDGLPPNLPIRLPKHADEDGYAAEGIPLRSAADGIPLRSPRATDSFRSS; via the exons ATGGGGGGAGCGCAGCTGATGGGGAGATGGGTGGAGTCGTACACGGGGATGTCGACGGACAACATCAAGGGCCTGCTGCTCGCGCTCTCCTCCAGCCTCTTCATCGGTGCCAGCTTCATCGTCAAGAAGAAGGGGCTCAAGAAGGCCGGCGCGTCCGGCGTCCGAGCAG GTGTTGGTGGCTACTCGTACTTGCTTGAGCCACTGTGGTGGGCAGGAATGATAACAA TGATTGTTGGCGAAATCGCTAACTTTGCagcttatgcattcgctcctgcTATCTTGGTCACTCCACTTGGTGCACTTAGCATAATTATCAG TGCTGTTCTTGCCCATATTATGTTGCGGGAGAAACTTCATATATTTGGTATACTTGGCTGTATTCTTTGTGTGGTGGGTTCAACAACAATTGTGCTTCATGCCCCTCCGGAGCGTCAAATTGAGTCCGTGGCAGAAGTGTGGGATCTTGCTACCGAACCAG CATTCCTATTCTATGCAGCTGTTGTGCTTGCAGCAGCTTTTGTGCTCATATTCCATTTTGTCCCTCAGTATGGTCAGACACATATCATGGTATATATTGGCATATGTTCTCTTGTCGGATCTTTATCG GTCATGAGTGTCAAAGCTCTTGGGATAGCCTTGAAGCTGACATTTTCAGGGATGAACCAGCTAGTCTATCCACAAACATGGGTGTTCTCATTTGTTGTAATCTCATGCATTGTAACACAGATGAACTATCTGAACAAG GCCCTTGACACATTCAACACTGCAGTTGTTTCACCCATATATTACACAATGTTTACATCCTTGACCATCTTGGCTAGTGTAATAATGTTCAAG GACTGGGATCGTCAAAATCCAACGCAAATAGTAACGGAGATGTGTGGCTTTGTTACAATCCTTTCTGGGACTTTTCTTCTTCACAAGACAAAGGATATGGTGGACG GTCTCCCACCAAATCTACCGATTCGGCTTCCTAAACATGCGGATGAGGATGGCTATGCAGCTGAAGGAATTCCTCTCAGATCTGCTGCTGATGGTATTCCGCTCAGGTCGCCAAGGGCTACTGATTCATTTCGTTCGTCATGA